The following proteins come from a genomic window of Montipora capricornis isolate CH-2021 chromosome 9, ASM3666992v2, whole genome shotgun sequence:
- the LOC138014941 gene encoding uncharacterized protein isoform X3 has protein sequence MWRGRLIVAFVLLTISTVLGSSSNLNISELGQSFKYECTCDAAVGNSPDFQGLCFSVATPGNKSQDLVCLKPGAHIDSSGCLRVDPPLYDCCQKNIKQMYFHTRGDGSGKFVLVTKYGPISSCDDTNNCKFTISSKTGGLTSSQVICTIKSTGTAEISSTSNPPLISMASIAHNKTEGDVTRTVSPGTTNHAVAGTSNKGIMMVTIVTCTMIPFILVKLLYESS, from the exons ATGTGGAGAGGACGTTTAATCGTTGCTTTCGTTCTATTAACCATCTCAACTGTCTTAG gTTCTTCAAGCAACCTGAATATCAGTGAACTTGGACAAAGTTTCAAATACGAATGCACCTGTGATGCCGCTGTAGGAAATAGTCCCGACTTTCAGGGATTATGTTTTAGCGTTGCCACCCCTGGAAATAAAAGCCAAGACTTAGTTTGTCTCAAGCCTGGAGCTCACATAGATTCCAGTGGCTGTTTACGTGTTGATCCCCCCCTGTATGATTGTTGTcagaaaaatattaaacaaatgTATTTCCACACGCGTGGGGATGGATCTGGTAAATTCGTTCTTGTCACCAAATATGGACCGATATCAAGTTGTGACGATACcaataattgcaagttcacCATTTCAAGTAAAACAGGGGGACTGACATCATCCCAGGTCATTTGCACGATCAAGAGCACTGGAACAG cAGAAATTTCCTCGACCAGTAATCCACCATTGATATCAATGGCAAGTATTGCACACAATAAGACTGAAG GTGACGTAACAAGAACAGTTTCACCTGGAACAACTAACcatg CTGTAGCTGGTACCAGTAACAAAGGAATCATGATGGTTACAATCGTTACATGCACCATGATACCATTTATTTTGGTGAAATTATTGTATGAATCAAGCTGA